One genomic window of Cricetulus griseus strain 17A/GY chromosome 3, alternate assembly CriGri-PICRH-1.0, whole genome shotgun sequence includes the following:
- the LOC100750929 gene encoding olfactory receptor 5V1 — MDVYNLTTVTHFILIGLSDLPEVRYPLFVAFVVIYQITLLGNGAILLAIVTERKLQTPMYYLLANLSLLDIFCPSATVPKMLKNLLTEDHSISFVGCALQLYFLVALAGTEVFLLAVMAYDRYVAICFPLRYSLIMTKVRCVQLLFGTWAAGFLNSFLHTMSTFSLSFCKSNRVNQYYCDIPPVVALSCSSTYTAEMLVLVVGGIFGVGAFLITLISYIYIVSTILKIQSVEGKRKAFSTCASHLLVVFLFYGTTIFTYIRPSSSQHSPARDRLISMLYGVITPMLNPIIYSLRNTEVKGALRKVFHLRICSQKA, encoded by the coding sequence ATGGATGTCTACAATCTTACCACAGTGACTCACTTTATCCTCATAGGGCTCTCTGACCTCCCTGAGGTGCGTTACCCACTCTTCGTGGCCTTTGTCGTCATCTATCAGATCACTTTGCTGGGAAACGGGGCCATCCTCTTGGCCATAGTGACAGAGAGAAAGCTTCAAACTCCCATGTATTACCTGCTGGCAAATCTGTCCCTGCTAGACATATTCTGCCCATCAGCTACTGTCCCCAAAATGCTCAAGAATCTTTTGACTGAAGATCACAGCATTTCATTTGTCGGGTGTGCTTTGCAGCTCTATTTCCTGGTGGCCCTGGCTGGAACCGAAGTTTTCTTGCTGGCCGTGATGGCTTATGACCGGTATGTGGCCATATGCTTCCCTCTGCGTTACTCCCTCATCATGACCAAGGTTCGCTGTGTGCAGCTGTTATTTGGAACCTGGGCCGCTGGGTTTCTTAACTCCTTTCTCCACACAATGTCTACCTTTAGCCTGTCTTTCTGCAAGTCTAATCGAGTTAACCAGTACTACTGTGATATCCCACCTGTGGTGGCCCTGTCATGCTCTTCTACTTACACGGCAGAAATGCTTGTTTTAGTGGTAGGAGGAATTTTTGGTGTTGGTGCTTTTCTGATCACTTTGATTTCCTATATCTACATCGTGTCCACCATCCTAAAGATCCAGTCAGTGGAAGGGAAGCGCAAAGCTTTCTCCACCTGTGCTTCCCATCTTCTTGTAGTCTTCTTGTTCTATGGCACAACAATATTTACCTATATTCGCCCCTCCTCCAGTCAACACTCTCCTGCCAGAGACAGACTCATCTCTATGTTGTATGGGGTCATTACCCCCATGTTAAACCCTATTATCTACAGCCTGAGAAACACAGAAGTCAAAGGAGCACTCAGAAAAGTTTTTCATCTTAGGATATGCTCTCAAAAAGCATGA